The Parabacteroides sp. AD58 genome includes a window with the following:
- a CDS encoding family 20 glycosylhydrolase produces MKKTMWTRWFAAILFVGGLAACSPKDINVGSWQVIPLPQEIMETPEAAPFVINSSTVISYPEGNEKLERTAYFLASYIREVTGTNVKVAVNGGKNTIALQVDASVSPQKDGYELQVSADGITVKGATEAGVFYGIQTIYKALPITDGKTLGAVPAGTVKDYPRFGYRGFMVDVGRHFFSVDYLKEIIDMLAMHNINYFHWHLTEDQGWRIEIKKYPKLTEIGSHRKETITAPGSDKYDGVPVSGYYTQEEAKEIVQYAADRFITVIPEIDMPGHMLAALASYPELGCTGGPYETATKFGIFSEVLCGGNEETLQFAKDVINEIMDIFPSPYIHIGGDECPKVEWKKCPKCQAKIKELGLKDTPEHSKENQLQAYFMGEVEKEILKRGRKMLAWDEILDGDPAKSTTVMAWTGVKASVRSAQSGFQTIVCPISHLYFSNPGYNRLTGVTSVARVYNFEPVNEALTPEEKDRIIGVQGCIWTEWTKDSTKMEWQMMPRIAALSELQWSRPEKDLDGFLKRLRHQLDLYTLNGYHYKEDIEDVTMDINPACDDGKAVVTLSTFDNAPVYYTTDGTEPTETSSRYQEPFTIDGQTPTVKAKAIRNGRESQVVEESLQYNLATMRPVHLNSKPDDAYTYKGASLLVDGLKGDGNYRSGRYIGIYGSDLDVVVDLGEEKEISSVSVSTCLVPGDYIFGLIGLEVNVSSDGKTYRKIASKSIPELEKGSKNNVTNLDELSFDQTKARFVRIIGKCTPVLPSWHPGAGKKAFLFVDEVGVY; encoded by the coding sequence ATGAAAAAAACGATGTGGACAAGATGGTTTGCTGCCATCTTATTTGTGGGTGGGCTGGCGGCCTGTTCGCCCAAAGATATCAATGTAGGGAGCTGGCAAGTAATCCCTTTGCCGCAGGAAATAATGGAAACTCCCGAGGCGGCTCCTTTTGTAATCAATTCATCTACCGTGATCAGTTATCCCGAAGGCAATGAAAAGCTGGAGCGGACAGCCTATTTTCTGGCTTCTTATATCCGGGAAGTGACGGGAACAAACGTGAAGGTGGCTGTAAATGGTGGAAAAAATACGATCGCATTGCAGGTTGATGCATCGGTTTCTCCTCAAAAAGACGGATACGAGCTGCAGGTCTCGGCAGATGGAATTACCGTGAAAGGGGCGACTGAAGCTGGAGTTTTCTATGGTATCCAGACAATTTACAAGGCGCTTCCGATAACAGACGGAAAGACGTTGGGAGCTGTTCCGGCAGGAACGGTTAAGGATTATCCGCGTTTCGGATACCGCGGGTTTATGGTAGATGTCGGACGTCACTTTTTCTCGGTAGATTATCTGAAGGAAATCATTGATATGCTGGCTATGCACAATATCAATTATTTCCATTGGCACCTGACGGAAGACCAGGGCTGGCGTATCGAGATCAAGAAATACCCGAAACTGACAGAGATTGGTTCGCATCGGAAGGAAACAATTACGGCTCCGGGATCCGACAAATACGACGGCGTTCCGGTGAGTGGATATTATACGCAGGAAGAAGCCAAGGAAATTGTACAATATGCTGCCGACCGTTTTATTACGGTGATACCGGAAATTGATATGCCGGGGCACATGCTGGCGGCTCTGGCTTCCTATCCGGAGTTGGGTTGTACGGGTGGTCCGTATGAAACGGCTACCAAGTTTGGTATCTTTAGTGAAGTCTTGTGTGGCGGTAATGAGGAGACATTGCAGTTTGCCAAAGACGTCATCAATGAAATTATGGATATCTTCCCATCCCCTTATATTCATATCGGAGGTGATGAATGCCCGAAGGTGGAATGGAAGAAATGTCCGAAATGCCAGGCAAAGATTAAGGAATTAGGATTGAAGGATACGCCGGAACATTCGAAAGAGAACCAGCTTCAGGCTTATTTCATGGGCGAAGTGGAAAAAGAAATTCTCAAACGGGGACGGAAGATGCTGGCATGGGATGAGATTCTGGATGGTGATCCGGCTAAAAGCACGACTGTGATGGCATGGACCGGCGTGAAGGCCAGCGTTCGCTCGGCACAATCTGGTTTTCAGACAATCGTTTGTCCGATCAGTCACTTGTATTTCAGTAATCCGGGATATAACCGGCTGACAGGAGTTACCAGCGTGGCACGGGTGTATAACTTTGAACCGGTCAATGAAGCCTTGACTCCCGAAGAAAAAGACCGTATCATCGGCGTACAAGGTTGTATCTGGACGGAATGGACGAAAGACAGTACGAAGATGGAATGGCAGATGATGCCTCGTATTGCTGCCTTGAGTGAGTTGCAATGGAGCCGTCCGGAAAAAGACTTGGACGGATTCTTGAAGCGGCTTCGTCACCAGTTGGATTTGTATACGTTGAATGGATATCATTATAAGGAAGATATTGAAGACGTAACGATGGATATCAATCCGGCATGCGATGACGGTAAAGCGGTCGTAACACTCTCGACATTCGATAACGCTCCGGTTTATTATACAACGGATGGAACAGAACCGACGGAAACATCTTCGCGTTATCAGGAACCGTTTACGATAGACGGTCAGACGCCAACCGTTAAAGCCAAGGCTATCCGTAACGGTCGGGAAAGTCAAGTGGTGGAAGAATCGTTGCAATATAACTTAGCCACCATGCGCCCGGTTCATTTGAACTCGAAGCCGGACGATGCTTATACTTATAAAGGAGCTTCGCTTTTGGTGGACGGATTGAAGGGCGACGGGAATTATCGTTCGGGCCGTTATATCGGTATCTATGGAAGCGATTTGGATGTGGTTGTTGATTTGGGAGAAGAAAAAGAAATCTCTTCGGTGTCAGTCAGCACCTGTCTGGTGCCGGGTGATTACATCTTCGGTCTGATAGGCCTTGAAGTTAATGTCTCCTCTGATGGAAAAACATATCGGAAAATAGCTTCGAAGTCTATTCCTGAATTGGAAAAAGGAAGTAAGAATAATGTAACGAATTTGGATGAACTCAGTTTCGATCAGACAAAAGCCCGTTTTGTACGTATCATCGGGAAATGCACGCCGGTATTGCCATCATGGCATCCGGGAGCAGGAAAGAAAGCCTTCCTGTTTGTCGATGAGGTAGGTGTTTATTGA
- a CDS encoding FecR family protein yields MSTMKTPDISTIEKVLDNEATAEEAKWVVGWFKTEEGMKWLSERMDKDERQIQLGEEQEWVNHEIPSAVMYQRINQQLRRQTIRRWIFRAAAILIPITLFIGLFVNVNNQIDLLASHEMEEIVVPRGEKMRVIFQDGSSVYLNANSRIRFPKKFTYKNREVELDGEGLFEVASNKNRPFTVVLDRMKVKVLGTEFNVKAYTEDQDISVALNHGRVELSSGDFRPFELSPGEKAIYDRTSRLCKIVRPQDIAESSAWTTDRIIFEQTPMKDAIQTLSRIYDVTFSIDDKKALNYTYTIKTRQTNILTTLRELEKISPVQFHYDRDTIRVNIRK; encoded by the coding sequence ATGAGTACAATGAAAACACCGGATATATCAACCATCGAGAAAGTGCTCGATAATGAAGCTACGGCGGAAGAAGCCAAATGGGTCGTTGGCTGGTTCAAGACTGAAGAAGGCATGAAATGGCTTTCTGAACGGATGGATAAAGACGAACGGCAAATCCAGTTAGGGGAAGAACAGGAATGGGTTAATCATGAAATTCCTTCGGCCGTCATGTATCAGCGCATTAACCAGCAACTGCGCCGGCAAACCATACGCCGCTGGATATTTCGCGCCGCGGCTATATTAATACCTATTACCTTATTTATAGGCTTGTTCGTCAATGTCAATAACCAGATTGACTTATTGGCTTCGCACGAAATGGAAGAGATTGTCGTACCGAGAGGTGAAAAGATGCGGGTAATCTTCCAAGACGGCAGCAGTGTTTACCTGAATGCGAACAGTAGAATTCGTTTCCCCAAGAAATTCACCTATAAGAACCGGGAAGTAGAATTAGACGGAGAAGGCTTGTTTGAAGTAGCATCCAACAAGAATCGTCCTTTTACGGTTGTTCTCGACCGGATGAAAGTAAAGGTGCTGGGTACTGAATTTAATGTGAAAGCCTATACGGAAGATCAGGATATTTCGGTCGCGCTCAATCACGGACGGGTAGAATTATCGTCGGGCGACTTCCGCCCCTTCGAATTGAGTCCCGGAGAAAAAGCCATCTACGATCGAACTTCGCGCTTGTGTAAGATTGTTCGTCCTCAAGATATTGCTGAGAGTTCTGCCTGGACAACCGATCGGATCATCTTTGAGCAGACTCCGATGAAAGATGCCATCCAGACTTTGTCCCGAATTTATGATGTGACATTCAGCATAGACGACAAGAAAGCGTTGAATTACACCTATACGATCAAAACCCGTCAGACAAATATCCTGACTACTTTGCGGGAATTGGAAAAGATTTCCCCCGTTCAATTCCATTATGACAGAGATACGATTCGGGTGAATATAAGAAAGTAG
- a CDS encoding RNA polymerase sigma factor, whose translation MNNYDASPLFQSNLPDETLLSRLKEGDEKAFTAIYIRYNKMLYILAYKYLKDSFRAEDIVQQVFLKLWEARSLFAGAINLRNYLYTSAKNLILNEIRDNFSDMEKNYAVIQNTPEFEDKLQSALEEKDLFQHFYKILAELPEQKRKVCLLKIRDNLSNQEVADKLHISVPTVKSHYSQAIKLLRDKMGRLLGILLLVCKCLSS comes from the coding sequence ATGAATAACTACGATGCATCACCACTTTTTCAGTCTAATCTGCCTGACGAGACGTTGCTTTCACGCCTGAAAGAAGGTGATGAAAAAGCTTTTACAGCTATATACATAAGATACAACAAAATGCTTTATATATTAGCTTATAAGTATCTGAAGGATTCTTTCCGGGCGGAAGATATTGTTCAGCAAGTTTTCCTCAAATTGTGGGAAGCGCGTTCCTTATTTGCCGGAGCAATCAACTTGCGTAATTATCTGTACACGTCTGCCAAGAATCTTATCTTAAACGAAATAAGAGATAATTTTTCTGACATGGAAAAGAATTATGCAGTCATCCAAAATACACCGGAATTCGAAGATAAACTGCAAAGTGCACTGGAAGAAAAAGATCTGTTCCAACATTTCTATAAGATTCTGGCAGAATTGCCCGAGCAGAAACGGAAAGTATGTCTCCTGAAGATTCGGGATAATCTGTCAAATCAAGAAGTGGCTGACAAGCTGCACATCTCTGTGCCGACCGTTAAATCGCATTATTCGCAAGCAATCAAATTGCTACGGGATAAAATGGGACGTTTGCTTGGTATTCTTCTGTTGGTTTGTAAATGTTTGAGTTCATAG
- a CDS encoding helix-turn-helix domain-containing protein, producing MQDIIKLDSIDQYNQLYGLETLHPQIAVVDLSKATRVPTHFTINYGVYALFLKQTKCGDLRYGKQPYDYQEGTVTSFAPGQIVEVVMAEPTPPKSVGLLFHPDFIRGGSLGKEIKRYSFFSYASNEALHLSDEEKGIFQDCLAKIKSELGRPIDKHSKHLICKNIELLLDYCMRFYDRQFDTRSFVYRDILGKFEEQLDAYYQGNQPQISGLPTVKYFADKFHLSPNYFGDLIKKETGRTAQEYIQNKILSVAKEEIMRLDLTISEISYRLGFQQPQHLTRLFKKSVGCTPKEFRSY from the coding sequence ATGCAAGATATTATTAAACTCGACTCGATTGATCAGTATAATCAGTTATATGGACTGGAAACTCTACATCCGCAGATTGCTGTTGTCGATTTATCAAAAGCGACACGCGTCCCTACACATTTCACCATCAATTATGGTGTATATGCGCTGTTTCTGAAGCAGACGAAATGTGGAGATTTGCGTTATGGAAAACAGCCTTATGATTATCAGGAAGGGACAGTTACCAGTTTCGCTCCCGGACAGATCGTTGAAGTAGTCATGGCGGAGCCGACTCCGCCCAAGTCAGTAGGTTTGCTTTTTCATCCTGATTTTATCCGGGGAGGAAGTTTGGGCAAAGAGATCAAGCGTTATTCCTTCTTTTCGTATGCTTCGAACGAGGCGCTTCATCTGTCGGATGAGGAAAAAGGAATTTTCCAGGATTGTCTGGCTAAGATAAAATCGGAGTTAGGCCGTCCGATAGATAAGCATAGCAAGCATTTGATCTGTAAAAATATAGAACTGCTGTTAGATTACTGTATGCGTTTTTATGACCGCCAGTTTGATACCCGTTCTTTTGTTTACCGGGATATTTTAGGCAAATTTGAAGAACAGCTGGATGCTTATTATCAAGGAAATCAACCTCAAATATCCGGTTTGCCTACGGTTAAGTATTTTGCGGATAAATTCCATCTGTCGCCGAATTATTTTGGAGACCTGATTAAGAAGGAAACCGGACGGACTGCTCAGGAATACATTCAGAATAAAATATTGAGTGTTGCTAAAGAAGAAATAATGAGATTAGACCTGACGATCAGTGAAATTTCTTATCGGCTGGGCTTTCAGCAACCTCAGCATCTTACCCGGCTGTTCAAGAAGTCGGTTGGTTGTACGCCTAAGGAATTCAGATCATACTGA
- a CDS encoding sugar O-acetyltransferase yields MTLDAFLEHVAQRKPLDMYTPGVFQFLNEMNDEARRITAELNNAYHSMDEIRELFSQLSGKPVNPTLRIFPPLYTDFGKNIQVGKNVFINGGCHFQDQGGITLGDDCLIGHNVVFATLNHFIEPSERASLQPAPIVLGKKVWVGSSSTILQGVTIGDNAIIAAGSVVTKDVPANTIVGGVPARLIRYITPKEA; encoded by the coding sequence ATGACACTCGATGCTTTTCTAGAACATGTGGCACAACGCAAGCCGCTAGATATGTATACCCCTGGAGTTTTTCAGTTTCTCAATGAAATGAACGATGAGGCCCGGCGTATTACAGCCGAATTGAATAACGCATACCACAGCATGGATGAAATACGGGAGCTCTTTTCACAGCTTTCAGGAAAACCCGTCAATCCGACCTTACGTATTTTTCCACCGCTCTATACTGATTTCGGGAAAAATATCCAAGTAGGGAAAAATGTATTCATCAATGGTGGATGTCACTTCCAAGACCAAGGCGGTATTACATTGGGCGACGACTGTCTGATAGGCCATAATGTTGTCTTTGCCACGCTCAACCATTTCATAGAACCATCTGAACGAGCTTCCTTACAGCCAGCTCCAATCGTATTAGGGAAAAAAGTCTGGGTAGGTTCGAGTTCAACCATCCTGCAAGGCGTTACCATCGGCGACAACGCTATTATTGCAGCTGGCTCTGTTGTCACCAAAGATGTTCCGGCCAATACCATTGTAGGCGGTGTTCCCGCACGTCTCATCCGCTACATCACTCCGAAAGAAGCATAA
- a CDS encoding flavodoxin family protein, whose protein sequence is MKKILILSSSPRKGGNSDTLCDEFLQGALASGNEVEKIFLRDKIIHPCQGCSVCSQYHKPCPQKDDAAEIIQKMLAADVIVMATPVYFYAMSGQMKIMIDRCCGLYTEMKDKDFYFIATAAEDDPKIMDRIVANFQGFLDCLENPTIKGTIFCGGVWHVGEIKGKEAMKEAYNMGAQV, encoded by the coding sequence ATGAAAAAGATTCTGATTTTATCTTCCAGTCCTCGAAAAGGCGGTAATTCAGATACACTTTGTGACGAATTCCTTCAAGGGGCTTTGGCTAGTGGGAACGAAGTAGAAAAGATTTTCTTACGCGACAAGATTATCCATCCTTGCCAAGGATGTAGTGTTTGCAGCCAGTATCACAAGCCTTGTCCTCAAAAGGATGATGCAGCCGAAATCATTCAGAAGATGTTGGCTGCTGATGTAATCGTGATGGCTACTCCGGTTTACTTTTATGCCATGAGCGGACAAATGAAAATCATGATCGATCGTTGCTGTGGTCTTTATACAGAAATGAAGGATAAAGATTTCTATTTCATAGCAACGGCAGCAGAAGATGATCCAAAGATCATGGACCGCATTGTTGCCAACTTTCAGGGTTTTCTGGATTGTCTGGAAAATCCGACAATTAAAGGAACGATTTTCTGCGGAGGTGTTTGGCATGTAGGAGAAATCAAAGGCAAGGAAGCTATGAAAGAAGCTTATAATATGGGAGCACAAGTATAA
- a CDS encoding cytidylate kinase family protein: MNTYTFRRYCLFAIALFVNAFGIALITKALLGTSPITSVTYVLSMFTPLTIGQWTIALNLLFVVLELPLMTRSELKDDLRMFLLQIPISLCFGTFIDLGMYILFWVEPVWYISHIIYLLIGCFILAAGIALEVKADIAMMAGEYFVRVISKRFHKEFGYVKLGFDISLVCIACLLSLIFLSGIYGVREGTVIAALVVGPIVHFISPYYQYFDKWINAPQATTIPTSKTEHVIITIAREFGSGGHILGEMIAKDLGIKLYDKEFIHLVAQKSGINESYIVRNEQSIPSFWLKCILAKSSEQSLERSLSSDDVLFVAESKIIQELAEKESCVIVGRCADFVLKDNPHVIKVFCYSDLESARKRCAQEYGIPLEKTENEIKRINRNRIAHYEYYTGEKWGEPHHYNLMINTGDIALPVACELIKGIYQNKLKEL; the protein is encoded by the coding sequence ATGAACACCTATACATTCAGACGTTACTGTTTATTTGCAATCGCATTGTTCGTTAATGCCTTCGGTATCGCATTAATCACGAAAGCCTTATTAGGCACATCTCCCATTACGAGTGTTACGTACGTATTAAGTATGTTTACGCCCCTGACAATCGGTCAGTGGACAATTGCCCTTAATTTACTTTTCGTCGTATTGGAACTTCCGTTAATGACCCGAAGCGAACTGAAGGACGACCTTCGCATGTTTCTCCTCCAAATACCGATATCACTCTGTTTCGGTACATTTATCGACTTGGGAATGTATATATTATTCTGGGTTGAACCTGTATGGTACATCAGTCACATCATTTACCTGCTCATCGGATGTTTTATCTTGGCGGCGGGCATCGCTCTTGAAGTGAAGGCAGATATAGCCATGATGGCTGGAGAATATTTCGTACGCGTCATCTCCAAACGGTTCCACAAAGAATTCGGTTACGTCAAATTAGGGTTTGATATTTCTCTGGTCTGCATAGCCTGTTTATTATCCCTTATTTTCTTGTCCGGGATTTACGGCGTACGCGAAGGAACTGTCATTGCAGCATTGGTAGTTGGCCCTATTGTCCATTTCATCAGTCCTTATTACCAATATTTTGACAAATGGATTAATGCACCACAAGCCACAACGATACCAACTTCGAAAACGGAACATGTTATCATTACAATTGCACGTGAATTCGGAAGCGGTGGGCATATTTTAGGCGAAATGATCGCCAAAGATTTAGGTATTAAATTGTACGACAAGGAATTCATCCATCTGGTAGCTCAGAAAAGCGGAATCAATGAATCCTATATTGTCCGAAACGAGCAGTCAATTCCGTCATTCTGGTTAAAATGTATTCTGGCCAAAAGCAGTGAGCAGTCGCTCGAACGCAGCCTGTCATCAGACGATGTCCTGTTCGTTGCCGAAAGTAAGATCATTCAGGAACTGGCAGAAAAAGAATCTTGCGTGATCGTTGGCCGTTGTGCCGATTTTGTATTAAAAGACAATCCACATGTAATTAAAGTATTCTGCTATTCCGACCTTGAGAGCGCCCGTAAGCGTTGTGCACAAGAATATGGTATTCCACTGGAAAAGACAGAGAATGAAATCAAGCGGATCAACCGGAACCGAATTGCCCACTATGAATATTATACCGGAGAAAAATGGGGTGAACCGCATCATTACAACCTGATGATCAACACCGGCGATATTGCACTTCCTGTTGCCTGTGAGCTGATCAAAGGTATTTACCAGAATAAACTAAAGGAATTATAA
- a CDS encoding AraC family transcriptional regulator, producing the protein MDAYSHGKDAISIDNGFFFALVINGTAVLGDLYQSYTIRKGDLFIQTPSMGSVLQGRRSDFQLIGIYMAPDYFDGLSDSQPLYNQLTKYLGENRLPLFHIELSHFRYLQKTMQLFSGDMDLFHLYKKGIIRNLCNMLLLQMTDILCQQKENEASMYVKHSNEIFLQFRRLLASNYRKHHKIQFYADKLNISTTYLSRIVKRITGRTVYSHISELICVEAKRLLECTDKDVKEISDLLGFSDQSAFGKFFLKKMGLSPVKYRTTRLDT; encoded by the coding sequence ATGGATGCATATTCACATGGAAAAGATGCCATAAGCATTGATAATGGTTTCTTTTTTGCATTAGTTATAAACGGAACAGCGGTCTTGGGTGATCTGTATCAATCCTATACGATTCGCAAGGGCGACCTGTTTATCCAGACTCCGAGTATGGGAAGTGTTCTTCAAGGCCGGCGAAGCGATTTCCAGTTAATCGGTATTTACATGGCGCCTGATTATTTCGACGGACTGTCTGACAGTCAGCCTCTCTATAATCAATTGACAAAATATTTGGGTGAAAACAGACTTCCTCTTTTTCATATAGAACTGTCTCATTTCCGGTATTTGCAAAAGACAATGCAGTTGTTTTCAGGAGACATGGACTTGTTTCATTTATATAAGAAAGGAATCATCCGAAATCTGTGTAATATGCTGTTGTTGCAAATGACAGATATACTTTGCCAGCAGAAAGAAAATGAAGCTTCCATGTATGTGAAGCACTCCAATGAAATATTTCTGCAGTTCCGTAGACTGCTGGCTTCGAATTACCGGAAGCATCATAAAATCCAGTTCTATGCAGACAAGTTAAACATATCTACTACCTATCTTTCCAGAATCGTTAAAAGAATAACCGGACGCACGGTTTATTCGCATATATCGGAACTGATTTGTGTGGAGGCGAAACGTCTGTTAGAATGTACAGATAAAGATGTAAAGGAAATATCCGATTTGTTGGGTTTTTCCGATCAATCGGCTTTTGGAAAGTTCTTCTTGAAAAAGATGGGACTTTCTCCGGTAAAATACCGGACGACGCGCCTGGATACTTAA
- a CDS encoding IS5 family transposase → MIKNTNNSPSLFSSLSDMLNQSHPLYRLADKIDWGKFETAFQPMYCQDNGRPGKPIRLMCGLLILKHLRNLSDESLVEQWSENVYYQYFCGMQEFTPSAPCASSELVHFRKRIGEKGIELIFQESIRVNNEDDDDHHHDTAFIDSTVQEKNITYPTDAKLHKKIVKKVLGIVKKLGLPLRQSYTFVLKAICRDQRFRNHPKNRRKALMADRRLRTIAGRLVRELKRNLKGNHDYDKLLEIFETVLSQRRNSRKKIYSIHEPEVQCISKGKEHKKYEFGNKVSIIRSVTGIILGAMSFRNEYDGHTIGSSLEQVERLTGRKIKLLAGDRGYRGKKEINGTKIMIPDVPKKSDSRYQKQKKHKLFRKRAGIEPTIGHLKSDYRLGRNFYKGVVGDTVNVLLAAAAYNFKRAMKALWCMIHKICEILYLNNISQKWAF, encoded by the coding sequence ATGATTAAAAATACGAATAATAGCCCTTCCTTATTCAGCAGCCTGTCTGACATGCTGAACCAATCGCACCCGCTTTACCGGTTGGCGGACAAAATAGACTGGGGAAAATTTGAGACAGCTTTTCAACCTATGTATTGTCAGGACAACGGTCGTCCAGGCAAGCCGATCCGTTTAATGTGTGGTTTACTCATCCTGAAGCACCTTCGTAACCTGTCAGATGAGTCTTTGGTGGAACAATGGAGCGAAAACGTTTATTATCAGTATTTCTGTGGCATGCAGGAGTTCACTCCATCAGCCCCGTGTGCTTCTTCAGAGCTGGTCCATTTCCGCAAACGTATCGGTGAAAAGGGAATTGAACTTATCTTTCAGGAAAGCATCCGTGTGAATAATGAGGATGACGATGACCACCATCATGATACGGCCTTCATTGATTCTACAGTCCAGGAAAAGAATATCACTTACCCCACGGATGCGAAGTTGCATAAGAAGATCGTGAAAAAAGTTCTTGGCATTGTGAAAAAGCTGGGCCTTCCCCTGCGTCAAAGCTACACCTTTGTGCTGAAGGCGATCTGTCGTGATCAGCGTTTCCGGAACCATCCCAAGAACAGGAGAAAAGCCCTTATGGCAGACAGGCGTTTACGTACAATAGCCGGAAGACTGGTCAGGGAGCTGAAGCGTAATCTTAAAGGGAATCACGACTATGACAAATTACTCGAAATCTTTGAAACCGTTCTTTCCCAAAGACGTAATAGCCGGAAAAAGATCTATTCCATTCATGAGCCAGAGGTACAATGCATCAGCAAGGGAAAAGAACATAAGAAATACGAATTCGGCAACAAGGTATCCATCATACGTTCTGTCACAGGCATTATTCTTGGCGCCATGTCCTTCCGTAATGAATATGACGGGCATACCATCGGGTCTTCCCTGGAACAGGTGGAACGGTTAACCGGGCGGAAAATCAAACTACTGGCAGGTGACAGGGGATACAGAGGCAAAAAGGAAATTAACGGGACGAAGATTATGATTCCCGATGTTCCCAAGAAATCAGACAGCCGTTATCAGAAACAGAAAAAACATAAACTCTTCCGCAAGCGTGCAGGAATAGAACCGACAATAGGTCACTTAAAGTCGGATTACCGGTTAGGCCGCAACTTTTATAAGGGTGTGGTGGGAGATACTGTCAACGTGCTTCTGGCGGCAGCGGCATATAACTTCAAAAGAGCCATGAAAGCTCTTTGGTGCATGATTCATAAAATCTGCGAGATACTGTATCTGAACAATATCTCGCAAAAATGGGCTTTTTAA